A genomic region of Serratia fonticola contains the following coding sequences:
- the iucC gene encoding IucA/IucC family siderophore biosynthesis protein codes for MSRHDYANWQRVNLQMIAKILAELEYERTLQAEEHDGQWQIALGDTTYRFSAKRGIWGWLHIDTNSLSCDRLPLAADQTLRQLAQVLQMDDAQIAEHLEDLYATLRGDMQLLTARHGMSANDLIALDADALQCLLAGHPKFVFNKGRRGWGLTALQQYAPEYQGQFQLHWVAAKRSSFVWCIDEDFPLENLLNSAMDSGERQRFDRRWHDLKLNNDWLPVPLHPWQWQQKIALHFLPQLASGELVELGEFGDRYLAQQSLRTLTNTSRRVPFDIKLPLTIYNTSCYRGIPGKYISAGPAASRWLQQIFASDSTLQASGAQILGEPAAGYLAHPTYGALPKAPYRYQEMLGVIWRENPSCYLQPGEQAILMATLMETDNQGEPLIAAYIARSGLSAEAWLTQMFQVVVLPMYHLMCCYGVALIAHGQNITLVMKDHVPQRVLLKDFQGDMRLVDQDFPQAASLPQVVKDVTVRLPADYLIHDLQTGHFVTVLRFISPLMSVCGISEPHFYQVLAQVLERYMAQHPQLADRFALFDLFKPQIIRVVLNPVKLTYSEQDGGSRMLPNYLQDLDNPLYLVSKEFAQ; via the coding sequence ATGAGCCGCCACGATTACGCCAATTGGCAACGCGTTAACCTGCAGATGATCGCCAAAATCCTGGCGGAACTGGAGTATGAACGTACTTTGCAGGCCGAGGAGCACGACGGGCAATGGCAGATTGCGCTAGGTGATACGACCTACCGCTTCAGCGCCAAACGCGGGATCTGGGGTTGGTTGCACATCGACACCAACAGCCTGAGCTGCGATCGCTTGCCGCTGGCCGCCGATCAAACGCTGCGCCAACTGGCACAGGTGCTGCAGATGGACGATGCGCAGATTGCCGAACATCTGGAAGATCTGTATGCCACGCTGCGCGGTGACATGCAGTTACTCACCGCTCGCCACGGGATGAGTGCCAACGATCTGATTGCGCTGGATGCCGACGCGCTGCAATGCCTGCTGGCAGGTCACCCGAAGTTCGTCTTCAACAAGGGGCGTCGTGGCTGGGGGCTGACGGCGTTGCAACAGTATGCGCCAGAATATCAGGGCCAGTTCCAGTTGCACTGGGTGGCCGCCAAACGCAGCAGCTTTGTCTGGTGCATTGACGAGGACTTCCCGCTAGAAAACTTGCTCAACAGTGCGATGGACAGCGGGGAGCGCCAGCGCTTTGACCGCCGCTGGCACGACCTGAAGTTGAATAACGATTGGCTGCCGGTGCCGTTGCATCCATGGCAATGGCAACAAAAAATTGCGTTGCATTTCCTGCCACAACTGGCCAGCGGTGAACTGGTCGAGCTGGGTGAGTTTGGCGATCGCTATCTGGCTCAGCAGTCCCTGCGCACTTTGACCAATACCAGCCGCCGGGTGCCCTTCGATATCAAGCTGCCGCTGACCATTTATAACACCTCCTGCTATCGCGGCATTCCGGGCAAGTACATCAGTGCCGGGCCTGCGGCTTCACGCTGGTTACAGCAGATTTTCGCCAGCGACAGTACCTTGCAGGCCAGCGGCGCCCAGATCCTGGGTGAACCGGCGGCGGGCTATCTGGCCCACCCAACCTACGGCGCACTGCCCAAGGCCCCCTATCGTTATCAGGAAATGCTCGGGGTGATCTGGCGTGAAAACCCTTCCTGTTATCTGCAACCGGGCGAGCAGGCGATCCTGATGGCTACGCTGATGGAAACCGACAATCAGGGTGAGCCGCTAATCGCTGCCTACATTGCCCGTTCCGGCCTGAGCGCAGAGGCGTGGCTGACGCAGATGTTCCAGGTGGTGGTACTGCCGATGTACCACCTGATGTGCTGCTACGGGGTGGCGCTGATCGCCCACGGCCAGAACATCACATTAGTGATGAAAGACCATGTACCGCAACGCGTACTGCTGAAAGATTTCCAGGGCGATATGCGCCTGGTGGATCAGGACTTCCCGCAGGCCGCTTCACTGCCACAGGTGGTAAAAGACGTAACGGTGCGCCTGCCTGCCGACTATCTGATCCATGACCTGCAAACCGGGCATTTCGTCACCGTTTTGCGCTTCATTTCGCCGCTGATGAGTGTTTGCGGAATAAGCGAACCGCATTTCTATCAAGTGCTGGCACAGGTGCTGGAGCGCTATATGGCGCAGCATCCGCAGTTGGCCGACCGCTTTGCCCTGTTCGACCTTTTCAAGCCGCAGATTATTCGCGTGGTACTCAACCCGGTGAAACTCACCTATTCAGAGCAGGATGGCGGCAGCCGCATGTTGCCGAACTATCTGCAAGATCTGGATAACCCTCTTTATTTGGTCTCCAAGGAGTTTGCCCAATGA
- a CDS encoding lysine N(6)-hydroxylase/L-ornithine N(5)-oxygenase family protein, translating into MNQPLDFIGIGVGPFNLSIAALGSEVTGFNSKFFERKPHFSWHPGMMVPDCHMQTSFLKDLVSAVSPTNPYSFLNYLVKRKKFYRFLTTEQRTVSREEFADYLDWAANGLETLEFSQDIRSVDFDDQQRQFVVTTQRDIYRARHICLGIGKRPKLPDCVSEQNDRCFHASEMSLRNPDLSGKRVTVIGGGQSGADLFLNIFRAEWGQPKQLNWISRRNNYNALDEAAFANEYFTPEYVESFYTLSDSAKQRMLTEQKMTSDGITSESLLAIYRAMYHHFEVLREKPWARLLPSRSLAALHASGDGYQLVTHHHLDQGKETFDCDVVIFATGYQQDRPAFLAPLADRLLTTADDQYRISPDFTLAWQGPKENCLFAVNAGMHSHGIAEPQLSLMAWRSARILNRALGRDWFDLTSTPAVIQWRSQQAAVTARAEHTIFNVN; encoded by the coding sequence ATGAATCAGCCTCTGGATTTCATCGGCATCGGCGTCGGCCCATTCAATCTGAGCATTGCCGCACTCGGCAGTGAGGTTACCGGCTTTAACAGCAAGTTCTTCGAACGTAAACCACACTTCTCCTGGCACCCCGGCATGATGGTGCCGGACTGCCATATGCAAACCAGTTTTCTGAAGGATCTGGTCAGCGCGGTTTCACCGACCAACCCGTACAGCTTTCTCAACTACCTGGTGAAAAGGAAGAAGTTCTACCGCTTCCTGACCACCGAGCAGCGTACGGTCTCCCGCGAAGAGTTCGCCGACTATCTCGACTGGGCGGCTAACGGGCTGGAGACGCTCGAGTTCAGCCAAGACATCCGCAGCGTGGATTTTGACGACCAGCAACGCCAATTTGTTGTCACCACCCAGCGCGATATCTACCGTGCCCGCCATATCTGCCTAGGCATCGGTAAACGCCCCAAACTGCCGGACTGTGTCAGCGAGCAAAACGATCGCTGCTTCCATGCCAGCGAAATGAGCCTGCGTAACCCGGATCTTAGCGGCAAACGCGTCACCGTGATCGGCGGCGGCCAAAGCGGTGCCGATCTGTTTTTGAATATTTTCCGCGCCGAGTGGGGCCAGCCCAAGCAGTTGAACTGGATCTCACGCCGCAACAATTACAACGCGCTGGACGAAGCCGCCTTCGCTAATGAGTACTTCACGCCGGAATATGTAGAAAGCTTCTACACCCTGAGCGACAGCGCCAAGCAGCGTATGCTGACCGAGCAGAAAATGACGTCGGACGGTATCACCAGCGAATCGCTTCTGGCTATCTACCGAGCGATGTACCACCACTTTGAAGTGCTGCGTGAAAAACCTTGGGCACGTCTGTTGCCTAGCCGTTCATTGGCCGCGCTGCATGCCTCCGGCGATGGCTACCAACTGGTCACTCATCATCACCTCGACCAGGGCAAAGAAACCTTCGACTGTGACGTGGTGATCTTCGCCACCGGCTACCAGCAGGATCGCCCGGCATTTCTTGCGCCACTGGCCGATCGCCTGCTGACTACGGCGGACGATCAATACCGCATTTCACCCGATTTCACCCTGGCCTGGCAGGGTCCGAAAGAAAACTGCCTGTTTGCCGTTAATGCCGGCATGCACAGTCATGGCATTGCCGAACCCCAACTCAGCCTGATGGCCTGGCGTTCGGCCCGTATTCTCAACCGGGCATTAGGACGCGATTGGTTCGACTTAACGTCCACTCCGGCTGTGATCCAATGGCGTAGCCAGCAGGCAGCGGTAACCGCTCGCGCTGAACACACCATCTTTAACGTTAATTAA
- a CDS encoding TonB-dependent siderophore receptor, giving the protein MKRRHLWVLNPCLLAMLAPTAWAEEQKNDDQLVVSASRSHRSVAEMAQTTWVIEGQEIEQQVQGGKEIKDVLSQLIPGMDVSSQGRTNYGMNMRGRSMMVMIDGVRLNSSRSDSRQLDSIDPFNIAHIEVISGATSLYGGGSTGGLINIVTKKGQEEKQVELQLGGKTGFNSSSDHDENVSAAVSGGTDKASGRLSVSYQRYGGWYDGKGDEVLIDNTQTGLQYSDRIDLMGTGTINIDDHQQLQLTTQYFNSESDGKHGLYLGQNFSAVTGSGQAYNSSNLDSDRIPGTERHLINLQYSNTDFWGQDLVAQVYYRDESLTFYPFPTLSGGKVTSIGASQQKTDFYGGKLTLNSKPIDSLTLTYGFDADHESFNANQQFFNLAQAQQSGGMTLQNAYNVGRYPSYTTTNLAPFMQASYDIDPMFTLSGGVRYQYTENKVDDFVGYAQQQGIANGLATSADAVPGGKTDYNNALFNAGLLAHLTERQQTWFNFSQGFEIPDLAKYYGSGTYKLVNGHYQLQKSVNVNDSKLDGIKVDSYELGWRYNGDNLRTQVAAYYSLSDKTITINKTDMTINMNADKRRIYGMEGAVDYFFDDSEWSTGATFNLIKSETKTDGKWEKLTVDTASPSKATAYVNWAPGDWTVRVQSQQTFDVSDSQGRKLNGYNTIDVLSSYALPVGKVSLSIENLLDKDYTTVWGQRAPILYSPTYGAPELYSYKGRGRTFGLNYSVLF; this is encoded by the coding sequence ATGAAACGCAGACACCTCTGGGTATTAAACCCTTGCCTGCTGGCAATGCTCGCACCAACAGCATGGGCTGAAGAACAAAAAAATGATGACCAACTGGTGGTTTCCGCCAGCCGTTCTCACCGCAGCGTGGCGGAAATGGCCCAGACCACCTGGGTGATCGAAGGCCAGGAAATTGAGCAACAGGTGCAGGGCGGTAAAGAGATCAAGGATGTGCTGTCGCAGCTGATCCCGGGCATGGACGTCAGCAGCCAGGGGCGAACCAACTACGGTATGAATATGCGTGGCCGTTCCATGATGGTGATGATCGACGGCGTACGCCTGAACTCATCGCGCAGTGACAGCCGCCAGCTCGATTCGATCGATCCGTTCAACATCGCCCATATTGAAGTGATTTCCGGTGCTACTTCGCTGTACGGCGGCGGCAGTACCGGTGGCCTGATCAACATCGTGACCAAGAAGGGCCAGGAAGAAAAACAGGTTGAGCTCCAGCTTGGCGGTAAAACCGGCTTTAACAGCAGCAGCGATCACGATGAAAACGTGTCGGCAGCGGTCAGCGGTGGCACCGATAAGGCTTCCGGCCGCCTGTCGGTTTCCTATCAGCGTTACGGCGGCTGGTATGACGGCAAAGGCGACGAGGTGCTGATCGACAACACCCAAACCGGCCTGCAATACTCCGATCGTATCGACCTGATGGGCACCGGCACCATCAATATCGACGATCACCAGCAGTTGCAACTGACCACGCAATATTTCAACAGCGAGTCAGATGGTAAGCACGGCCTGTATCTGGGGCAGAATTTCTCGGCGGTGACCGGCAGCGGGCAGGCCTACAACAGCAGTAATCTGGATTCGGATCGTATTCCAGGCACCGAGCGCCATCTGATCAACCTGCAATACTCCAACACCGATTTCTGGGGCCAGGATCTGGTGGCGCAGGTGTATTATCGTGATGAGTCGCTGACCTTCTATCCGTTCCCTACCCTGAGCGGCGGCAAGGTAACCAGCATCGGCGCTTCGCAACAGAAAACCGATTTCTATGGCGGCAAGCTGACCCTGAACAGCAAGCCGATCGACAGCCTTACGTTGACCTACGGCTTCGATGCCGACCATGAAAGCTTCAATGCCAACCAGCAGTTCTTCAATCTGGCGCAGGCCCAGCAGTCTGGCGGGATGACGCTGCAAAATGCCTACAACGTCGGCCGCTACCCGAGCTATACCACCACTAACCTGGCACCGTTCATGCAGGCCAGCTACGACATCGATCCGATGTTTACCCTGAGCGGCGGCGTGCGCTACCAGTACACCGAAAACAAGGTGGATGATTTCGTTGGCTACGCACAGCAACAAGGGATCGCCAACGGCCTGGCGACCTCTGCCGATGCCGTGCCCGGTGGTAAAACCGACTACAACAACGCGTTGTTCAACGCCGGTTTGCTGGCCCATCTGACAGAACGTCAGCAGACCTGGTTCAACTTCTCACAAGGGTTTGAGATCCCGGACCTGGCCAAGTATTACGGCTCCGGCACCTATAAGCTGGTGAACGGCCACTATCAGCTGCAAAAAAGCGTCAACGTCAATGACTCCAAGCTGGACGGCATCAAGGTCGACTCCTACGAGCTGGGCTGGCGCTACAATGGCGACAATCTGCGTACCCAGGTTGCGGCCTACTATTCCCTGTCAGACAAGACCATCACCATCAACAAAACCGATATGACCATCAACATGAACGCTGACAAACGTCGGATTTATGGTATGGAAGGCGCGGTGGATTACTTCTTTGATGACAGCGAATGGAGCACCGGTGCCACCTTCAACCTGATCAAGTCGGAAACCAAGACCGATGGCAAATGGGAGAAGCTGACCGTCGACACCGCCAGCCCGTCGAAAGCCACTGCCTACGTCAACTGGGCACCGGGTGACTGGACGGTGCGGGTGCAGTCACAACAGACCTTCGACGTTTCCGACAGCCAGGGGCGTAAGCTCAACGGCTATAACACCATTGACGTCCTGAGCAGCTATGCCCTGCCAGTGGGCAAGGTCAGCCTTAGCATAGAAAATCTGCTGGACAAGGATTACACCACCGTGTGGGGCCAACGTGCGCCAATCCTGTATAGCCCAACCTACGGCGCGCCGGAGCTGTACAGCTATAAAGGCCGTGGCCGCACCTTTGGTTTGAACTACTCAGTGCTGTTCTGA
- the dnaQ gene encoding DNA polymerase III subunit epsilon, which translates to MISTPTRQIVLDTETTGMNKLGVHYEGHRIIEIGAVEVINRRLTGRHYHVYIKPDRLVDPEAYGVHGISDEFLADKPTFDQIADEFLDFIRGGELVIHNAAFDIGFMDHEFRMLRRDIPKTETFCTITDSLLMARRLFPGKRNNLDALCSRYEIDNSKRTLHGALLDAEILAEVYLAMTGGQTSMAFQMDGDTQQTDSTQDIQRIVRPTAAMKVIYASEEEVQAHEARLDLVAKKGGSCLWRAGAE; encoded by the coding sequence ATGATCTCTACACCAACCAGACAGATCGTTCTCGATACCGAAACCACCGGTATGAACAAGCTAGGGGTTCACTACGAAGGTCACCGCATCATTGAGATCGGGGCTGTTGAGGTGATCAACCGTCGCCTGACAGGGCGTCATTATCACGTTTACATCAAACCGGATCGGCTGGTGGATCCTGAAGCCTACGGGGTTCACGGTATCAGTGATGAATTCCTGGCAGATAAGCCCACTTTTGATCAAATCGCCGACGAGTTTCTCGATTTTATCCGTGGCGGTGAGCTCGTTATTCATAACGCGGCGTTCGATATCGGCTTTATGGATCACGAATTCCGTATGTTACGGCGAGACATTCCGAAAACGGAAACGTTCTGTACCATCACCGATAGCCTGTTGATGGCGCGACGCCTGTTCCCAGGCAAGCGTAACAACCTTGATGCCTTGTGCAGCCGCTATGAGATAGACAACAGCAAACGAACGTTGCACGGCGCATTGCTCGATGCCGAAATTCTGGCCGAAGTCTACCTGGCCATGACTGGCGGCCAGACCTCGATGGCTTTTCAGATGGATGGGGACACCCAGCAGACGGATTCAACGCAGGATATTCAACGTATCGTACGCCCAACGGCGGCAATGAAAGTGATCTATGCCAGCGAAGAAGAAGTGCAGGCGCACGAAGCCCGTCTGGATCTGGTGGCCAAGAAGGGCGGTAGCTGCTTATGGCGTGCTGGGGCTGAATAA
- the rnhA gene encoding ribonuclease HI translates to MLKQVEIFTDGSCLGNPGPGGYGAILRYKQHEKTFSAGYRLTTNNRMELMAAIVALEALTTPCEVVLSTDSQYVRQGITSWIHNWKKRGWKTSDKKPVKNVDLWQRLDLAIARHTIRWEWVKGHAGHPENERCDVLARDAAGNPTQDDVGYQPEA, encoded by the coding sequence ATGCTCAAACAGGTAGAAATTTTCACCGACGGTTCCTGCCTCGGTAATCCGGGTCCCGGCGGTTACGGCGCAATTTTGCGTTATAAGCAACACGAAAAAACGTTCAGTGCCGGTTATCGCCTGACGACCAATAACCGTATGGAGCTGATGGCGGCCATTGTAGCACTTGAGGCGCTGACGACGCCTTGCGAAGTCGTGCTGAGCACCGATAGCCAATATGTGCGCCAAGGGATCACCAGTTGGATCCACAACTGGAAAAAGCGCGGCTGGAAAACCAGCGATAAAAAACCGGTGAAGAATGTCGATCTCTGGCAGCGTCTGGATCTGGCGATTGCCCGTCATACTATTCGCTGGGAATGGGTCAAAGGCCATGCCGGGCACCCGGAAAACGAACGCTGCGACGTGCTGGCCCGCGACGCCGCCGGTAACCCGACTCAGGATGATGTCGGTTATCAGCCCGAAGCTTAA
- a CDS encoding class I SAM-dependent methyltransferase: MKPAHTLQKLTSPHSWAVLPWGEYYREALERQLQPWWSKLFGFHLLKIGNLSAGLDTEKCAISHQVNVGLSGENLHVLADPYQLPFAAKSVDACLLAHTLCYVDDPHRILREVDRVMIDDGWLVISSFNPFSLLGLGKLIPGLRKRQPYASRMFTQMRILDWLSLLNYEVLDQGRFHVLPWQRKGGAFLSTHLPALGCISVIVARKRTLPLTPTPMKVGARKHVLGRAVGATKSYRKLP; encoded by the coding sequence GAAACCAGCCCATACTCTACAAAAGCTCACCAGCCCACACTCCTGGGCCGTGCTGCCGTGGGGGGAATACTATCGTGAGGCGCTTGAGCGGCAGTTGCAACCCTGGTGGTCAAAGCTGTTTGGCTTCCATCTGCTAAAGATCGGCAATCTCAGTGCCGGACTGGATACCGAAAAGTGTGCCATCTCCCATCAGGTTAACGTCGGTTTGTCCGGCGAGAACCTGCATGTGCTTGCCGATCCTTATCAGTTACCCTTTGCTGCCAAATCGGTCGATGCCTGCCTGTTAGCCCATACCCTTTGCTATGTGGACGATCCCCACCGCATACTGCGTGAGGTTGACCGCGTGATGATCGACGATGGTTGGTTGGTGATCAGCAGCTTCAACCCTTTCAGTTTACTGGGATTGGGCAAGCTGATCCCTGGATTGCGCAAACGCCAGCCTTATGCCAGCAGGATGTTTACTCAGATGCGCATCTTGGACTGGCTCAGCCTGCTGAATTATGAAGTGTTGGATCAGGGGCGTTTCCATGTGTTGCCTTGGCAACGTAAAGGCGGGGCCTTTCTGAGCACGCACTTACCTGCGTTGGGATGCATCAGCGTCATTGTGGCACGCAAGCGAACCTTACCATTGACGCCAACGCCGATGAAAGTCGGTGCCAGAAAGCATGTGCTTGGCCGCGCCGTGGGGGCGACCAAGAGTTATCGTAAGCTACCTTAA